The sequence AACCGCGACTGCGCTGACAAGTCCCACAGTTTCTGGTAATTGGTCATCGAATAGAAAACAAGAATTCTACTATTCATTTATAGCCAATTCAGGTCAACTGCAGGTAACTCTTGATAATATTAGCAATGCGGGCGGCTGTCAAACTGTATGGATAGATATTTTTGACAGCGAAAAGAGGGATTGGAGAAACGAGAGACAAAGATATGGGAATTTATTTAAATTGGCTTGCGTCACTAGGGGAACACCTAAAATTCAAAATATCACGATCCCTGAACGCCGTCCTTTGTTAATGAAAGTAATGATTGAAAATCATTCTGATCGACTTCTTTCTGGTAATTACACGATTACTTTAGGTGGAATTTTTGAAGTACAGCCTAGACTACAACAAATAGATCCGAAGTTGTTAAGAGAACGGACATTGTTCGAGCGATATCCATTGCCGACACCTGCAGTCACACCGCAATGATACTGCGGTTTGCATTGTTTTTGCAGTCATCAATACTTTGACGCTGGTTTCCAGGTACCGTGGAAGCTAGGAGGTATGACGCTGGGTAATTGGAGTCTGCAGATTGGTTCTTGGTCTAGGCGATCGCTATAATTTTCATTAATCCTCTACTATTAGCGATCGCTTATTATGCTGTCAATTGCACATCTTCACTAGGTATAAAAGCTAAAACAATATTCTCTGCCAAAATACCTCTATATATTAAATCGTCAGTAATTCCAGCTTCCATACCATCATATTCAATCCAGACTTTGCTATCCTGTAATGTGATGTAAATTAAATTACCTCTTATCCGCATTCCTCTATCCCAACCAACTTGCATTAAAGCATAACGATCTTGGTTTTCGTCAAATACAGTATCTAATCTGATATTCCCGTGTGATGGTCGCAACTGCGCGTATTGGGTAATAATTTCTTTAACTATTTGCCGATGGTAAGCGGTGGTATCCATTGTTTTACTTCTGCTCTATTTATATCTACAATAATCAATTTTAGTGGTAAGTCGTTAATTACAAGTTCTCCGATTGGTTCGCTAAAAATTTCATCATAGATACTCACTGTAGTAGCCAAATATATTTCACGTTCAGGATCAACTTTATTAAGTAATAAACGATAAAGAACATACTGACCAATTGCTTTTTCTAAATCACCAATTACTGATTTATTGTTAAAATCTTTGATTTCTATTGCTATTCGACTATTATCTTTTTCTGCGCCAATAAACCGCCCATG is a genomic window of Fortiea contorta PCC 7126 containing:
- a CDS encoding XisI protein, with amino-acid sequence MDTTAYHRQIVKEIITQYAQLRPSHGNIRLDTVFDENQDRYALMQVGWDRGMRIRGNLIYITLQDSKVWIEYDGMEAGITDDLIYRGILAENIVLAFIPSEDVQLTA
- a CDS encoding XisH family protein — translated: MPARDAIHEIVKQAIIKDGWNITADPYVISYGERFLFVDLGATKASKINNIHGRFIGAEKDNSRIAIEIKDFNNKSVIGDLEKAIGQYVLYRLLLNKVDPEREIYLATTVSIYDEIFSEPIGELVINDLPLKLIIVDINRAEVKQWIPPLTIGK